A window of the Limanda limanda chromosome 8, fLimLim1.1, whole genome shotgun sequence genome harbors these coding sequences:
- the LOC133008589 gene encoding C-Jun-amino-terminal kinase-interacting protein 1-like: MDKYRPKRPTTLALFPQLPQAGTQDTINNNSFGKKESWKDTHSSSPHITGDLAPPDVKPKAEDKVRHNTRRPAPKPPTANEGRSRSNTQAPANASSDARTRLRDKQGPGATHTQTSIPPRSQRRGAATAAGGGRGGGGGGGGGGGGGGGRGGGRGAAAMRDRSLGDVKGKDGVTAGREERRTGRLCAEAKAKEKEKERNVHQRPRETNGLKSRGSEGKGRGGSKAGNRGGGGALKPNHLLSNPEVYLPAMVVPRTPVAPRSQDKTRDKGQIHDGTQDNPRAMSRSSSEGGSNRMSLSSDNEGPPPGPPPGPLHPSLSHRTNSDIREEDGEGDPTPGRSVQNRPSLCPAGGHETTEMDCTMSEAEAGGGRGARHPAVTQGEAVAARTLTKSGTAAAALSSDSVKHTLVVDAHARLELVRLQDCLHGNHGNHGNHEHNDDSDTETVYQSANEEEDPDYEEEMKRSEEARNQERRKEEEEAKKRRREEDVKRRREEEVKRRKDVVTKIGSRQSKVTSTTASGGEEPLGGRGGAPSSRKFLNLFANNSHYSATGAGCFGVFSCVLDGVERPQSHRAVYRFVPRHADELHLETDDPVLLLKQSEDLWCQGYNMRTGATGIFPAFYVVKLDKDMNQVQQDGWVEKFQVRFLGSVQVPVHKGRDVMCAAMQKVACNRRLAGQPPSSCVLEVSVKGVKINVQDQCHSAHRGDQCFHFFQLKNISFCGCHPKHSKYFGLITKHPDQHRFACHVMMSDATLHPLAESVGRAFQQYYKEHIGYSCPTEDIFIE, from the exons GACACCATCAACAACAACTCTTTCGGAAAGAAGGAAAGTTGGAAGGATACCCACTCGTCCTCTCCACACATCACAG gggACCTAGCACCACCGGATGTTAAACCCAAAGCAGAGGACAAAGTCCGGCACAACACTCGGCGCCCTGCACCCAAACCCCCGACAGCCAATGAGGGGAGGAGCCGGAGCAACACTCAGGCGCCGGCCAACGCCTCCTCGGACGCTCGCACTCGCCTGAGGGACAAACAAGGGCCGGGcgccacgcacacacagacctcCATCCCTCcgaggagtcagaggagaggagcagccacagcagcaggaggagggagaggaggaggaggaggaggaggaggaggaggaggaggaggaggaggaagaggaggaggaagaggagcagcagcgatgaGAGACAGGAGCCTGGGGGACGTCAaggggaaggatggagtgacggccgggagggaggagaggagaacagggaGGCTGTGTGCGGAGGCCAAGGccaaggagaaggagaaggagaggaatgTCCATCAGAGGCCGAGAGAAACCAACGGCCTGAAGAGCCGGGGGTCCGAggggaaagggagggggggctcTAAAGCCGGGAaccgaggaggagggggggcactgAAACCAAATCACCTGCTGTCCAACCCGGAGGTCTACCTGCCGGCCATGGTGGTCCCACGCACACCTGTAGCACCGAGGAGCCAGGACAAGACCCGGGACAA AGGGCAAATCCATGACGGGACCCAGGACAACCCTCGGGCCATGTCCCGGTCCAGCAGTGAGGGGGGGTCCAACAGGATGTCCCTCAGCTCCGACAACGAGGGCCCCCCCCCAGGGCCCCCCCCAGGGCCCTTGCATCCGTCTCTCTCCCACAGAACCAACTCTGACATCAGGGAGGAGGACGGCGAGGGAGACCCGACTCCCGGCCGGAGCGTCCAGAACCGTCCGTCCCTCTGCCCAGCGGGGGGGCACGAGACCACTGAGATGGACTGCACCATGTCGGAGGCggaggcagggggggggcgAGGTGCCAGGCACCCGGCTGTCACTCAGGGAGAAGCTGTGGCTGCTCGGACTCTAACAAAGAGCGGGACCGCAGCAGCAGCGTTGAGTTCTGACTCAGTGAAACACACGCTGGTGGTGGACGCACACGCTCGGCTGGAGCTCGTCCGCCTGCAGGACTGTTTGCACGGTAACCACGGCAACCACGGCAACCACGAGCACAACGACGACAGCGACACGGAGACGGTCTATCAGTCGGCCAATGAGGAGGAAGACCCAGAttatgaggaggagatgaagaggagcgAGGAAGCAAGGAACCAAG agagaagaaaggaagaggaggaggcgaagaagaggaggagagaggaggacgtgaagaggaggagagaggaggaggtgaagaggaggaaggacgtGGTCACAAAGATCGGCAGTCGACAGTCCAAGGTAACGTCGACCACGGCGTCAGGGGGGGAGGAGCCTCTCGGAGGAAGAGGCGGAGCtcccagcagcaggaagttCCTCAACCTGTTTGCCAACAACAGCCACTACAGCGCCACAG GCGCCGGCTGCTTCGGTGTCTTCTCCTGTGTTCTGGACGGAGTGGAGCGACCGCAGAGCCACCGCGCCGTCTACAG GTTCGTCCCCCGGCACGCGGACGAGCTCCACCTGGAGACGGACGAcccggtgctgctgctgaagcagAGCGAGGACCTGTGGTGTCAAGGTTACAACATGAGGACCGGGGCGACCGGCATCTTCCCGGCTTTCTACGTCGTCAAGTTGGACAAAGATATGAACCAAG taCAGCAGGACGGTTGGGTTGAAAAGTTCCAGGTTCGATTCCTGGGTTCGGTTCAGGTCCCGGTTCACAAAGGTCGAGACGTGATGTGTGCCGCGATGCAGAAG GTTGCGTGTAACCGGAGGTTAGCAGGTCAGCCTCCATCGTCCTGTGTGCTGGAGGTCAGCGTGAAGGGCGTGAAGATCAACGTCCAGGACCAGTGTCACTCTGCTCACAGG GGGGACCAGTGTTTCCACTTCTTCCAGTTGAAGAACATCTCGTTCTGTGGTTGTCATCCTAAACACAGCAA GTATTTTGGTCTCATCACCAAACATCCCGACCAACATCGCTTCGCTTGTCACGTGATGATGTCAGATGCAACATTACATCCTCTGGCCGAGTCGGTGGG GAGGGCGTTCCAGCAGTATTACAAGGAGCACATCGGCTACTCCTGTCCCACTGAAGACATCTTCATCGAATAG